The following are encoded together in the Rhinopithecus roxellana isolate Shanxi Qingling chromosome 5, ASM756505v1, whole genome shotgun sequence genome:
- the LOC115897707 gene encoding endogenous retrovirus group FC1 Env polyprotein-like isoform X1: MYLTSGTTWPSSRLFLWRSLVQIQTTLHAAIQNQERELNVQLSTLTPTRPFSWLSLLREGLEIANATGLGNLSACFFCAALGRLPLTAVPLPGPSNASLSLSPNNSHIPPPIPDVPLFLNPGQTQVSFCYSNTGTTLCNTISTPNSTLFAPPPPPGSFFWCNGTLYKNLSTQATITLLCLPVTLVPQLTLRTPAEFSRWDSAPFPRQKRAIFLPLVAGVSLTTSLVAAGLAGGALGHSLISTAKLSHQFSIAMEASAESLASLQRQLTSLAQVTLQNCHALDLLTAEKGGTCLFLREDCCFYINESGLGETRVQQLHKLSLELQKQQFTSAANSWWNSSMYSLLVPLIGPFISILLLLTIGPCIINRLTNFVKERLNTVQLMVLRAQYQPVLTKTSESDI, from the coding sequence ATGTACTTGACTTCAGGGACAACCTGGCCTAGTAGCCGTCTCTTTCTCTGGCGTTCCCTTGttcagatccagaccaccctacaCGCAGCTATACAGAACCAAGAGAGGGAAttaaatgtccagctttcaactttaactcctacccgccccttttcctggttatccctaTTAAGAGAAGGGTTAGAAATCGCAAACGCCACTGGCCTAGGCAATCTCTCTGCATGCTTTTTCTGCGCGGCTCTAGGGCGACTGCCGTTAACGGCAGTTCCACTTCCAGGCCCGTCTAACGCTTCTCTCAGCCTAAGCCCTAACAACAGCCACATACCACCCCCGATCCCTGACGTCCCCTTGTTCCTAAACCCTGGACAGacacaagtttccttttgttattccAATACCGGCACTACCCTCTGTAATACAATTTCCACTCCCAACTCAACCCTCTttgccccccccccaccccccggttctttcttctggtgcaatgggaccctatataagaacctttccactcaggccactataaccctactgtgtctccctgtcacaCTAGTCCCCCAACTGACCTTGCGCACCCCCGCAGAATTTTCCAGGTGGGACTCCGCCCCTTTCCCTAGACAAAAACGAGCTATATTCCTCCCCTTAGtagccggagtctcactcaccaCGTCCTTAGTTGCTGCAGGACTAGCCGGAGGAGCTTTAGGTCACTCCCTTATCAGCACTGCAAAGCTCTCTCACCAATTCTCCATAGCTATGGAAGCTTCCGCTGAATCCCTTGCCTCATTACAGAGACAATTAACTTCCCTTGCCCAAGTTACTTTACAAAACTGCCATGCACTAGACCTGTTAACGGCAGAAAAAGGAGGgacctgtcttttcctcagagaagattgttgtttctacataaatgaatctggactCGGAGAAACGCGAGTCCAACAGCTACATAAACTTAGCCTAGAATTGCAGAAACAACAATTCACCTCGGCTGCCAACAGCTGGTGGAATTCCTCCATGTACTCCCTTCTAGTGCCCCTCATAGGACCATTCATAAGTATACTTCTCTTACTCACTATAGGACCAtgtataataaacagattaacaaactttgtaaaagaaagactcaacactGTCCAGCTTATGGTCCTGAGAGCCCAGTACCAACCTGTACTGACCAAAACTTCCGAGTCAgacatataa